In Desulfopila inferna, a single window of DNA contains:
- a CDS encoding ferritin family protein, which yields MFTIADIRHIAIQIERNGEETYRKAAAAAEDPEIAAMLVRMADDEKEHAQWFERINANKKLTAEQREMEAVGKTILQEMVRNRTFSLDQNDLRSVSSLEEILSTSQGFEQDTILFYEMLAGFIEDDETRQQLQSVISEEHKHFEELQTLLKKASADK from the coding sequence ATGTTCACCATTGCAGATATTCGTCATATAGCCATCCAGATAGAACGAAATGGAGAGGAAACCTATAGAAAGGCTGCAGCGGCTGCCGAGGATCCGGAAATTGCGGCAATGCTGGTCCGTATGGCCGACGATGAAAAGGAACATGCCCAGTGGTTTGAACGGATCAATGCAAACAAGAAGTTGACAGCAGAGCAGCGCGAAATGGAAGCCGTCGGCAAAACTATCCTGCAGGAAATGGTGAGAAATCGCACCTTTTCTCTTGATCAAAATGATCTCCGATCCGTCTCTTCACTGGAAGAAATTCTTTCCACTTCCCAAGGGTTTGAGCAGGATACGATTCTTTTTTATGAAATGCTTGCCGGTTTTATAGAGGACGACGAGACCCGGCAACAGCTACAGTCGGTAATATCGGAAGAACATAAACATTTTGAGGAACTACAGACGCTGCTCAAAAAAGCTTCTGCCGACAAATAG
- a CDS encoding Mth938-like domain-containing protein has translation MAEGSNKNSPRILSVKWGKMEVEGIGAGKDFKLWPGGGRNWNWSEHGTAHSPGIQPGDCEELLEHGCQVIVLSRGVYSRLKVTPQAIAYLEKNEVEIITEKTKKAVQIYNSLVEQGRAVGGLFHSTC, from the coding sequence ATGGCTGAAGGCAGCAACAAAAACTCGCCGAGAATTCTCTCGGTCAAGTGGGGCAAAATGGAGGTCGAGGGTATTGGGGCCGGCAAGGATTTTAAGCTCTGGCCCGGCGGGGGCAGAAACTGGAACTGGAGTGAACATGGCACGGCACATTCACCGGGAATCCAACCGGGAGACTGTGAGGAGCTTCTTGAGCATGGCTGCCAGGTGATTGTCCTGAGCCGGGGCGTGTATTCACGGCTAAAGGTTACCCCTCAGGCAATAGCCTATCTCGAAAAAAATGAAGTTGAGATAATAACTGAAAAAACAAAGAAGGCAGTGCAGATATACAATTCCCTGGTTGAGCAGGGCAGAGCGGTGGGGGGACTGTTTCACTCCACCTGCTGA
- a CDS encoding dihydrofolate reductase family protein: protein MKVFLIMAQTLDGHISRNSSEFIDWTGSADKKMFVQVTKEAGVIIMGSKTFDTIGKPLPGRKNIVLTRNKKRVSDAPDLVFTAREPRQLLSDLEGEGYSSAAVIGGSQINTLFARANLIDDIYITIAPRIFGQGLSLFNVSLDLRLRLVSTRILEEDYVLLHYSVK from the coding sequence ATGAAAGTATTCCTGATAATGGCCCAGACCCTGGATGGGCATATTAGCAGAAATTCCAGTGAATTTATTGACTGGACAGGCAGTGCGGACAAAAAAATGTTCGTGCAGGTCACCAAGGAGGCCGGGGTGATTATTATGGGATCAAAGACCTTTGATACCATAGGCAAGCCGCTGCCGGGCAGAAAAAACATCGTTCTGACCCGCAATAAAAAACGCGTCAGCGATGCCCCTGATCTTGTTTTCACTGCCAGAGAACCGCGCCAGCTGCTTTCGGACCTGGAAGGGGAAGGATATAGCAGCGCAGCCGTAATCGGCGGTTCTCAGATCAACACCCTTTTCGCCAGGGCCAACCTCATAGATGATATCTATATAACCATTGCTCCGCGAATATTCGGCCAGGGCCTGAGCCTCTTCAATGTCTCGCTCGATCTGCGGCTCAGACTTGTTTCCACCCGAATACTCGAAGAGGATTATGTACTGCTGCACTATTCCGTGAAGTGA
- a CDS encoding PilZ domain-containing protein has protein sequence MTPNEKRRFQRRDSLQLLDYQVIDKSGNEGEYSMGRTLDISVKGIKLETSRKVPMDKSLVITLAIEDNLVDLLGKPIHSHQADNWYISGIEFNKISSEGCSILRQYIDELQIRKAKPAEHD, from the coding sequence ATGACGCCGAACGAGAAAAGAAGATTTCAACGACGGGACTCACTTCAGCTGCTGGATTATCAGGTCATCGACAAGTCAGGCAACGAAGGTGAATATTCCATGGGACGAACTCTTGATATCAGCGTCAAAGGTATAAAACTTGAAACATCCCGAAAAGTTCCCATGGATAAGTCACTGGTTATCACCCTCGCTATAGAAGATAATCTAGTGGATCTCCTGGGGAAGCCCATTCATTCGCACCAGGCAGACAATTGGTATATTTCCGGCATTGAATTCAATAAGATCAGCAGTGAAGGCTGCTCTATTTTACGGCAATATATCGATGAGCTGCAGATCCGAAAAGCGAAGCCTGCGGAACATGATTAG
- a CDS encoding YcbK family protein, translated as MKSSQSLLIIMKNNSRNSRTTHTPFFTSRLDRRAFLAASAGTAIGLILPKPVFAAKVVSRPLRFYNIHTRERMVVDYTPGSYGGSVRQALEYFLRDFRTGEMHTLDALLFDSLYAIQNNCEVQTSFEVISGYRSPSTNEFLWKTSSGVARNSLHMQGRALDIRVSGLPTKTLRDLALNLHQGGVGFYPSSDFVHLDTGGKRSW; from the coding sequence ATGAAAAGTTCTCAAAGTCTGTTGATCATAATGAAAAACAATTCCAGAAACAGCCGGACAACACATACCCCTTTTTTTACCAGCAGGCTGGACAGGCGTGCTTTCCTGGCAGCATCGGCCGGTACCGCAATTGGTTTAATTTTGCCCAAACCTGTCTTTGCCGCAAAAGTGGTGAGCAGGCCTCTGCGCTTCTACAATATCCACACCAGGGAACGAATGGTGGTGGATTATACGCCGGGATCATATGGCGGCTCCGTGCGTCAGGCCCTGGAGTACTTTCTGCGTGATTTTCGCACGGGGGAGATGCACACTCTCGACGCGCTGCTGTTTGACAGTCTCTATGCCATCCAGAATAATTGTGAGGTGCAGACTTCTTTTGAGGTTATCTCAGGATACAGATCTCCCTCAACCAATGAATTTTTATGGAAAACCAGTAGTGGAGTTGCTCGCAACAGCCTGCATATGCAAGGGCGGGCGCTAGATATCCGGGTAAGCGGTCTTCCCACGAAGACCCTGCGTGATCTGGCACTGAACCTGCATCAGGGCGGTGTCGGCTTCTATCCCAGCTCCGATTTCGTACATCTTGACACCGGAGGGAAGAGAAGCTGGTAG
- a CDS encoding helix-turn-helix transcriptional regulator: protein MSLLERVYHFHEELKDDRYPNAKTLVEQFEVSLATARRDIAYLRDRLLAPLAFDQRKNGFYYTENGFGLPFEQSPKIVFLLGMLGKIADETGLGDLPEVRALEKRLSQLVFPEYSRLVEAIHCEWVEVEAVQPAIFDKIIEATVKQRVLKIDYRSALARKSERELEPLRLICYQGRWYILAFCRLRGDIRVFHIARIGRATLQKEVFRRESEDNYSSYLNSAFGIFKGKPLFNATILFTSTAAELVRHQRWHREQIVEEVQEGILLHLPVNDDRELVMKILQYGSMAQVIHPDRLRRRLSDEAEAISKLYIT from the coding sequence ATGAGCCTTCTTGAACGCGTCTATCATTTTCACGAAGAGCTCAAAGACGACCGTTATCCTAACGCCAAAACACTCGTCGAGCAATTTGAAGTATCGCTCGCCACCGCCCGCCGCGATATCGCCTACCTGCGCGATCGGCTTTTAGCTCCCCTTGCCTTTGATCAACGAAAAAACGGTTTCTACTACACGGAAAACGGTTTTGGGCTGCCTTTTGAGCAAAGCCCGAAGATCGTCTTTCTTCTCGGAATGCTGGGAAAAATAGCCGACGAGACAGGACTTGGGGACCTACCTGAAGTCCGTGCCCTGGAGAAGCGGCTCTCCCAACTGGTTTTTCCGGAGTACTCCAGACTGGTCGAGGCGATTCATTGTGAATGGGTGGAAGTAGAGGCGGTTCAACCTGCGATTTTTGATAAAATCATAGAGGCAACCGTCAAACAAAGGGTGCTCAAGATCGACTATAGATCGGCCCTGGCCCGGAAAAGCGAGAGAGAACTGGAACCGCTACGCCTGATCTGCTATCAGGGACGCTGGTACATCCTGGCCTTTTGCCGGCTGCGTGGCGACATCAGAGTCTTTCATATCGCCCGCATCGGCAGAGCGACGCTGCAGAAGGAGGTTTTCAGGCGGGAGAGCGAGGATAATTACTCCAGCTATCTGAACTCCGCCTTTGGTATCTTCAAGGGAAAGCCGCTGTTTAACGCCACCATCCTTTTCACCTCAACCGCTGCGGAGCTGGTACGGCATCAACGCTGGCACAGAGAACAGATTGTCGAAGAAGTACAGGAGGGAATTCTGCTGCACCTCCCGGTAAATGACGACAGAGAGCTTGTCATGAAAATTCTGCAGTACGGCTCCATGGCCCAAGTCATACACCCCGACAGACTCCGCCGCCGCCTCTCCGATGAAGCTGAAGCAATCTCGAAACTCTATATTACCTGA
- the rpoN gene encoding RNA polymerase factor sigma-54, translated as MALELRQQLKLVQKLVMTPQLRQAIKLLQLNRLELTQALRAEIEQNPALEEDIGAFDAGELAHGLSSTFETTEPGRESDFTERVSASDMPAETNWSDYANNFDTNFSFSRETPPADAPSQFDFISEKPGLSAYLQWQLAHCNLEPDEWDVARFIVGNLNRYGFLETDVETIIEKTDSDIDQVEYVLEVIQDLDPPGIGARDVSESLYLQLERKGMAKSLAATIVKNHLPLLQTKNYKALVKATGHKRSEIVRAIDYITSELTPFPGLPYSNDNTNYIVPDVYVRMIDGEYVIRLNDDDLPKLKLSSYYQDLLDSNDSLQKDSKNYINEKLKSAEWFIKSIQQRQKTIYRVMESLLRFQYDFFEHGPSRLRPLILRDVAEDIEMHESTISRVTSNKYVHTPQGIYELKYFFSTAIPREGGDSFAAESIRSRIRQMIQEEDKHKPLSDNAISEKLVAEFDIKIARRTVAKYREQLKILPVKHRRQSK; from the coding sequence ATGGCGCTGGAACTTCGACAACAACTAAAGCTTGTACAAAAACTTGTGATGACGCCGCAGCTGCGTCAAGCCATCAAGCTTCTTCAGTTAAACCGGCTTGAACTTACTCAGGCGCTGCGTGCGGAAATAGAGCAGAATCCCGCACTGGAAGAGGATATTGGAGCCTTTGATGCAGGCGAGCTTGCCCACGGCCTTTCCTCAACCTTTGAAACTACGGAACCGGGTCGGGAATCCGATTTCACTGAACGGGTTTCTGCAAGTGATATGCCCGCCGAGACCAACTGGTCCGACTACGCCAACAATTTCGACACTAATTTTTCCTTTTCCCGGGAAACGCCGCCTGCCGATGCGCCCTCCCAGTTCGACTTTATCTCCGAAAAACCCGGGCTATCCGCTTATCTGCAATGGCAGCTTGCTCATTGCAATCTGGAGCCCGATGAATGGGATGTTGCCCGATTTATCGTTGGTAATCTCAACCGCTACGGCTTTCTCGAAACCGATGTCGAAACCATCATTGAAAAGACCGACTCGGATATCGACCAGGTCGAGTATGTCCTTGAGGTCATCCAGGATCTTGATCCACCCGGAATCGGAGCACGTGATGTCAGCGAATCCCTCTACCTCCAGCTGGAAAGAAAGGGGATGGCCAAAAGCCTTGCCGCAACCATCGTCAAGAACCACCTGCCTCTGCTGCAGACCAAGAATTACAAGGCTCTGGTTAAGGCTACCGGACATAAACGCAGCGAAATAGTACGCGCCATCGACTACATTACCAGCGAGCTCACGCCTTTTCCCGGGCTGCCCTATTCCAACGACAACACCAACTATATCGTTCCTGATGTCTATGTTCGCATGATTGATGGAGAATATGTCATACGTCTCAACGACGACGATTTGCCTAAACTTAAACTTTCATCATATTATCAGGATCTTCTCGATTCAAACGACTCTCTGCAGAAGGATTCAAAAAATTATATAAACGAAAAGCTGAAGAGTGCGGAATGGTTTATAAAGTCAATCCAGCAGCGGCAAAAGACGATTTACAGGGTAATGGAAAGCCTGCTCCGCTTTCAGTATGACTTTTTCGAGCATGGCCCCAGCCGCCTCAGGCCTCTTATTTTGAGAGATGTTGCCGAAGATATTGAAATGCACGAGTCCACCATCAGCCGGGTAACCTCGAATAAATATGTGCATACGCCTCAGGGTATTTATGAGTTGAAATATTTCTTCTCAACCGCCATCCCCAGAGAAGGCGGTGATTCTTTCGCAGCTGAATCTATCCGCTCCAGAATACGGCAGATGATCCAGGAAGAGGATAAGCACAAGCCTCTCAGCGATAACGCCATCTCGGAAAAACTCGTTGCGGAATTCGATATTAAAATTGCCCGGCGCACCGTAGCCAAGTATCGGGAACAATTGAAGATTTTACCAGTAAAGCATCGTCGGCAATCGAAATAA
- the lptB gene encoding LPS export ABC transporter ATP-binding protein, with protein sequence MSLLETKKIKKKYGSRTVVDGVSLQVKTAVVVGLLGPNGAGKTTSFYSIAGFIRPNEGNILLDGEVITNLPIHKRALKGISYLAQEPSVFKKLTVEENVRIILEPLGLAKNEINNRIDELMADLGIEYLRNNKGHALSGGERRRVEIMRALSTRPRFILLDEPFAGIDPLAVTDLQKIIRKLKDKGLGVLISDHNVRETLQVCDFAYIMNAGQILTSGVADDIVESEVARKMYLGENFHM encoded by the coding sequence GTGTCCCTGTTGGAGACCAAAAAGATAAAGAAAAAGTACGGCAGCAGAACGGTTGTCGACGGCGTCAGCCTGCAGGTGAAAACCGCCGTTGTCGTCGGTCTGCTCGGGCCTAACGGCGCCGGGAAAACCACATCGTTCTATTCGATTGCCGGATTTATCCGACCCAATGAGGGCAACATTCTGCTGGATGGAGAGGTCATTACCAACCTGCCCATCCATAAAAGAGCCCTTAAGGGTATCTCCTATCTGGCTCAGGAGCCTTCGGTTTTCAAGAAACTGACGGTTGAGGAGAATGTGCGCATCATCCTCGAGCCGCTCGGCCTTGCAAAAAACGAGATCAACAACAGAATCGATGAGCTGATGGCTGATCTGGGCATAGAATATCTACGCAACAACAAGGGGCATGCCCTGTCCGGCGGCGAGCGGCGCCGGGTGGAAATCATGCGGGCCCTCTCCACCAGGCCGCGTTTTATCCTGCTGGATGAACCATTTGCCGGTATCGACCCGCTCGCAGTAACCGATTTGCAGAAAATTATCAGAAAACTCAAGGACAAAGGACTGGGGGTGCTTATCTCGGATCATAATGTTCGGGAAACCCTGCAGGTATGCGATTTTGCTTATATCATGAATGCCGGTCAGATTTTAACCAGCGGAGTTGCCGATGATATTGTTGAGAGCGAGGTTGCCCGCAAGATGTACCTTGGTGAAAATTTCCACATGTAA
- the lptA gene encoding lipopolysaccharide transport periplasmic protein LptA — MKTMRALFLHLKYTGAVLFLLLLGGFVCIAAEQPIQIEADKMTAVEKSQTVIFSGNVDATQGDVRIRSDEMTIFYIEDEMKTGPKSAGKDAQQVEKIICKGNVEVTSQEWLGTSETMHYFSKKNLVQLIGNAKAYKGQNMVQGERIDYDLETGQSEVYGGKTRMEGDEAATTEKSGRVNMTILEE, encoded by the coding sequence ATGAAGACCATGAGAGCTCTCTTTTTACACCTGAAGTATACGGGCGCAGTGCTGTTTTTACTGCTGCTTGGCGGTTTTGTCTGCATTGCCGCGGAGCAGCCGATACAGATAGAAGCAGACAAGATGACTGCCGTGGAAAAATCGCAAACGGTTATATTTTCCGGAAACGTGGATGCCACCCAGGGTGATGTACGCATACGTTCCGATGAAATGACGATTTTCTACATTGAAGACGAAATGAAAACAGGTCCGAAAAGTGCCGGCAAAGACGCACAGCAGGTGGAGAAAATAATCTGTAAGGGCAATGTCGAAGTTACCAGCCAGGAATGGCTGGGCACATCGGAAACCATGCACTATTTTTCCAAAAAGAACCTGGTTCAACTTATCGGCAATGCCAAGGCCTACAAAGGCCAGAATATGGTGCAGGGCGAAAGAATAGATTATGATCTCGAGACAGGACAATCCGAGGTCTACGGGGGTAAAACGCGGATGGAAGGGGATGAAGCGGCGACCACCGAAAAATCCGGCCGGGTCAATATGACTATTCTGGAAGAATGA
- the argB gene encoding acetylglutamate kinase has product MQESIERAKVLIESLPYMQEFRHKTVVIKYGGHAMVDEHLKKQFALDVILMKHIGINPVIVHGGGPQINKFLERLDIKANYVQGMRVTDGETMDVVEMVLVGKVNKEIVGQINHCGGKAVGLSGRDGDLVCARKLQVSKTVADNAPPELIDLGRVGQVTAINPSVLRSLEREEFIPVIAPVGVGEDGQAFNINADLVASAIAGELKAAKLILLTDVAGVKNKEGKLLTTIRKDELEKFISDGTVAGGMIPKVRCCAEALANGVVKTHIIDGRVEHAILLEMFTREGVGTQIIE; this is encoded by the coding sequence ATGCAGGAAAGTATAGAACGGGCCAAGGTTCTTATCGAATCTCTGCCCTACATGCAGGAATTCAGACATAAGACGGTGGTCATTAAATATGGCGGGCATGCCATGGTCGATGAGCACCTGAAAAAGCAGTTTGCCCTGGATGTTATTTTGATGAAGCATATCGGCATCAATCCGGTGATCGTGCATGGCGGCGGACCCCAGATCAATAAGTTTCTGGAGCGGCTCGATATCAAAGCCAACTATGTCCAGGGCATGCGGGTAACCGATGGCGAAACCATGGACGTTGTCGAAATGGTTCTGGTGGGTAAGGTCAACAAGGAGATTGTCGGTCAGATCAATCATTGCGGCGGCAAGGCGGTCGGCCTGTCGGGGCGTGATGGTGATCTGGTCTGCGCCCGCAAGCTCCAGGTCAGCAAAACGGTGGCAGACAATGCCCCGCCCGAACTCATCGATCTCGGCAGAGTCGGACAGGTCACCGCCATCAATCCCAGCGTGCTGCGAAGCCTTGAGCGTGAGGAATTTATCCCCGTCATTGCCCCTGTCGGCGTTGGGGAAGACGGCCAGGCCTTCAACATCAACGCCGATCTGGTGGCCTCCGCCATTGCCGGAGAGCTGAAGGCGGCCAAACTGATTCTCCTCACCGACGTTGCCGGGGTCAAGAACAAAGAGGGCAAGCTGCTGACCACTATCAGAAAAGACGAATTGGAAAAATTCATCAGCGACGGCACGGTTGCCGGCGGCATGATTCCCAAGGTAAGGTGCTGCGCCGAGGCACTTGCCAATGGCGTGGTCAAAACCCATATCATCGACGGTCGTGTCGAGCATGCAATTTTACTGGAGATGTTTACCCGCGAAGGAGTGGGGACACAGATAATAGAATGA
- a CDS encoding acetylornithine transaminase, giving the protein MSEANDIQSRNEAVFVNNYLRYPAVMVKGEGCVLYDEKGKEYLDFLAGIAVCALGHCHPKVTEAVCRQAGELVHCSNLYYTRPQTELAELLVANSFGDKVFMCNSGAEANEAAIKLARIHAAKERYQIISLEGSFHGRTLATVAATGQPKFHAGFEPLPEGFVHAPFGDLQALKDLISETTCAILCEPVQGESGVRPLTREYLAAVRELCDQHGLLLIFDEVQTGMGRCGTLFAYEQTGVVPDIMTLAKGLANGLPIGAMVTTRGPAAALVPGTHATTFGGNPVAAAAGVATMKVMLEQGFLEGVRQRGAYLHDRLLQLVPRFPDLLAGARGAGMLQALVLSEQGVARGTEIVNAMFARGFLINFAGNCALRFAPPLIVAREQIDEMIEELAELLEEMSGK; this is encoded by the coding sequence ATGAGCGAAGCCAACGATATACAAAGCAGAAACGAGGCGGTATTTGTCAATAATTACCTGCGCTATCCCGCGGTCATGGTCAAGGGTGAGGGGTGTGTCCTCTATGATGAAAAGGGCAAAGAGTATCTGGATTTTCTCGCAGGTATTGCCGTTTGCGCCTTGGGGCACTGCCATCCGAAGGTCACCGAGGCTGTCTGCAGGCAGGCCGGAGAACTGGTCCATTGCTCCAACCTCTACTATACCCGGCCGCAGACTGAACTGGCCGAGCTTCTGGTCGCCAATTCCTTCGGCGACAAAGTGTTTATGTGCAACAGCGGCGCGGAGGCCAATGAGGCTGCCATCAAACTGGCGAGAATTCACGCCGCCAAGGAGCGCTATCAGATCATCAGTCTCGAGGGTTCCTTTCACGGCAGAACCCTTGCGACGGTCGCAGCCACCGGGCAACCCAAGTTTCATGCCGGATTCGAGCCATTACCGGAGGGCTTCGTTCACGCCCCGTTTGGCGATCTGCAGGCTTTAAAGGATCTCATATCCGAGACGACCTGTGCCATCCTCTGCGAACCCGTTCAGGGTGAGAGCGGCGTGCGTCCGCTGACCAGAGAGTATCTCGCGGCCGTCAGGGAGCTCTGCGATCAACACGGCCTGCTGCTTATCTTCGATGAAGTACAGACCGGCATGGGACGGTGCGGGACTTTGTTTGCCTATGAACAGACAGGGGTTGTTCCCGATATTATGACTCTTGCCAAAGGTCTCGCCAACGGCTTACCCATCGGTGCCATGGTGACCACCAGAGGGCCGGCGGCAGCGCTGGTGCCTGGAACTCATGCCACTACTTTTGGCGGGAACCCAGTAGCGGCCGCAGCCGGTGTCGCTACCATGAAGGTCATGCTTGAACAGGGTTTTCTGGAAGGTGTGAGGCAACGTGGAGCCTACCTGCACGATCGGCTTCTTCAACTTGTGCCGCGTTTCCCGGATCTGCTGGCGGGAGCCAGAGGAGCAGGGATGCTGCAGGCGCTGGTTCTCTCCGAGCAGGGAGTTGCCAGGGGAACGGAGATTGTCAATGCCATGTTTGCCCGCGGCTTTCTCATCAACTTTGCCGGCAATTGCGCCCTCCGCTTTGCTCCACCTCTTATTGTTGCCAGGGAGCAGATAGACGAAATGATCGAGGAGCTTGCCGAATTGCTGGAGGAAATGTCAGGAAAGTAA
- the argF gene encoding ornithine carbamoyltransferase, translating into MPKHLQSLEDFSREELQAFLFRAAVLKDERKKGVLHRQLEGKTIGLVFEKPSTRTRVSFEAAMYGLGGRVIFLSARDTQLARSEPLKDMARVMSRYVDGMVIRTFGQEVVVELSEYSTVPVINALTDLHHPCQVLSDVMTVIECKGSLDGLKVAWIGDGNNMANSWIQAASILGFELALACPQGYEPDQGILERAMAAATKPITLLRDPQEAVAGADVINTDVWASMGQENEQQERLKIFSPFQVNTQLLAKAPADAVILHCLPAHREEEITAEVLESKRCVAFDQAENKMHMHKAILELLLAGGSH; encoded by the coding sequence ATGCCTAAACATTTACAGTCGTTAGAGGACTTTAGCAGAGAAGAGCTGCAGGCCTTTCTGTTCCGGGCAGCGGTGTTGAAGGACGAACGGAAAAAGGGAGTTCTGCACCGGCAGCTCGAAGGAAAAACCATAGGGCTTGTTTTCGAAAAACCCTCCACCAGGACGCGGGTGTCTTTTGAAGCCGCCATGTACGGTCTCGGCGGTCGGGTTATTTTTCTCTCCGCGCGCGACACCCAGTTGGCCAGATCGGAACCCTTGAAGGATATGGCCCGGGTGATGTCCCGTTATGTCGACGGCATGGTGATCAGAACATTCGGTCAGGAAGTCGTGGTCGAGCTCTCAGAGTACTCCACGGTTCCGGTGATCAATGCCCTCACCGATCTTCATCATCCCTGCCAGGTGCTCAGCGATGTAATGACCGTCATTGAATGCAAGGGGTCTCTCGATGGTCTGAAAGTAGCCTGGATCGGCGATGGTAATAATATGGCGAACTCCTGGATTCAGGCGGCCTCCATCCTGGGTTTCGAACTGGCGCTGGCCTGTCCGCAAGGATATGAACCGGATCAAGGCATCCTGGAGAGGGCGATGGCCGCGGCCACTAAGCCGATCACGCTGCTGCGCGATCCGCAGGAGGCTGTTGCCGGAGCCGATGTCATCAATACCGATGTCTGGGCCTCCATGGGCCAGGAGAATGAGCAGCAGGAACGACTCAAGATTTTCAGTCCCTTTCAGGTGAATACGCAGCTGCTCGCCAAGGCACCCGCAGATGCGGTGATCCTTCATTGTCTGCCGGCGCACCGGGAAGAGGAGATTACTGCAGAGGTCCTTGAGTCAAAGCGGTGTGTCGCTTTTGACCAGGCCGAAAACAAAATGCATATGCATAAGGCTATACTGGAGCTGCTGCTCGCTGGGGGCAGCCATTAG
- a CDS encoding argininosuccinate synthase has product MSIDKIVLAYSGGLDTSVILKWLEEEYGCPVIAYSADIGQQEDWDAVRKKGLATGAEKVIISDLKKEFVEDYIFPAFRANAIYEETYLLGTSIARPLISKEQVRIAQAEGADAVSHGATGKGNDQVRFELAYIGLDPSLKIIAPWRTWDLNSRQKLVEFAKTHNIPVPVTKEKPYSCDENLLHISYEGGILENPWSTPDEAMFQMTVSPEKAPDKATYLEIEFENGDPVALDGKKMEPLALFTRLNKLGGANGIGRLDMVENRFVGMKSRGVYETPGGTILRKAHRDLETITLDREVMKIRDALIPKYSELIYNGFWFSPERELLQKLMDETQKTVNGKVRLRLYKGNCVPVGRKSEQSLYQESFATFEEDNVYDQGDATGFIRLNGLRLRIQALQKK; this is encoded by the coding sequence ATGAGCATAGATAAAATTGTACTGGCCTATTCCGGTGGCCTGGATACGTCGGTGATACTGAAGTGGCTGGAAGAGGAATACGGATGCCCTGTCATCGCCTATTCCGCGGATATCGGTCAGCAGGAAGACTGGGATGCCGTCCGTAAAAAAGGATTGGCGACCGGAGCCGAGAAGGTGATCATTTCCGATCTGAAAAAGGAATTTGTCGAGGACTACATTTTTCCGGCATTCCGCGCCAACGCCATCTACGAGGAGACCTACCTCCTTGGAACATCGATTGCCAGGCCGCTGATCAGCAAGGAGCAGGTACGCATCGCCCAGGCCGAAGGGGCTGATGCGGTAAGCCATGGCGCCACCGGCAAGGGTAATGATCAGGTGCGTTTCGAGCTGGCCTACATCGGCCTCGATCCCAGCCTGAAAATCATAGCGCCGTGGAGAACCTGGGATCTGAATTCCCGTCAGAAACTGGTGGAATTCGCCAAGACCCATAACATCCCGGTACCGGTCACCAAGGAAAAGCCCTACAGTTGTGATGAGAATCTGCTCCACATCAGCTATGAGGGCGGTATTCTGGAAAATCCATGGTCGACGCCGGATGAGGCCATGTTCCAGATGACTGTTTCTCCGGAAAAGGCTCCGGACAAGGCAACCTATCTGGAGATTGAATTCGAGAACGGCGATCCGGTGGCACTCGACGGGAAAAAGATGGAGCCGCTGGCGCTTTTTACCAGACTGAACAAGCTTGGCGGAGCAAACGGCATCGGCCGCCTGGATATGGTGGAAAACCGCTTCGTCGGCATGAAATCCCGCGGCGTCTATGAAACACCGGGCGGTACAATTCTGCGCAAGGCTCACCGCGACCTGGAGACCATTACTCTGGACAGGGAGGTCATGAAGATCCGCGACGCCCTTATCCCCAAGTACAGTGAGCTGATCTACAATGGTTTCTGGTTCTCTCCGGAGAGAGAGTTGCTGCAGAAGCTCATGGACGAGACCCAGAAGACCGTCAACGGCAAGGTCCGTCTCCGACTGTACAAGGGCAACTGCGTACCGGTGGGCAGAAAATCCGAGCAGTCGCTTTATCAGGAGAGCTTCGCCACCTTTGAAGAGGACAATGTCTACGATCAGGGTGACGCCACCGGGTTTATCAGACTTAACGGCCTGCGCCTGCGCATTCAGGCATTACAGAAAAAATAG